In Planctomycetota bacterium, the DNA window GCGGCCCGAATCGGCGGCGTCGCAGCCGCACGCGGATTCTCGGACAGGCTCCTAGTTCGCGGGATGCACCCGCCGGCCGCCGAGCCAGGTCTGCTCGACCTCGATGTCCTTCACCGCGTCGAGGGGGCAGGTGAGGATGTCGCGGTCCAGGACGATGAAGTCGGCGAGCTTGCCCTTCTCGAGCGAGCCTTTCTCCTTCTCCTCGAAGGTGAGGAAGGCGTTGTTGATCGTGTAGAGGCGGATGGCCTGCTCGCGGGTGATCGCCTGCTCGGGGCGGAGCGGCTGCTCGGTCCAGCGCGGCTGGCGGGTCAGCGCGGTCCACATCCCCAGGAACGGGTCGTAGGTGTTGATGGAGCGCCGGCGGCCGATCTTCTGCATGTGGTCGGAGCCGCCGCCCACGGTGACGCCGCGCTCGGCGAGGGTCTTGTAGGGCTGGAAGAAGGCGAGGCGCTCGTCGCCGAAGTGGGCGCGCAGCGTGGCGCCGTCGAGGTAGAGCCAGGCGGGCTGGAGGTCGGCCACGATGCCCAGCCGAGCCATCTTCTCGATGGCGGCGGGCGTCATGAAGTTCGCGTGCGACAGGCAGGGGCGGCGCTCGCGCACGGGCAGCTCGGCGTTCACCCGTTCGTAGGCGCCGACGAGCGTCTCCACCGCGCCGTCGCCCACGCAGTGGGCCGTGAGCTGGAGGTCGGCCCGCAGCGCGGCCGCGGCGATGCGGGCCAACTTGTCGGGCTCGACGAACAGGATGCCGCGGTACTCGGGGTCGGTGATCGAGTAGATGGCGCTCGGGCCCCAGGGCTTGAGCAGGTAGGCGCTGCCCGTGAGCATGCCGCCGTCGAGGTAGATTTTCAGCCCGCGGAGCCAGAGCAGGTTGTTGTAGGCGTGCAACGGATGGCTCGCGGCGCGCTGGATGCCCGCCTCGATCTTCTCGAGCGGCCCCTGCGCGTCCACGTAGTAGGTGAGGAACACGCGGCAGGTCAGCGCGCCGTCCTTGAGGAGTTGCTCGTAGAGGCGGAGCGATTCGTCGCCCACGCCGCGGTCGGTCACGCCCGTGATCCCCACCTGGTTGTAGGCGGCGAAGAGGGCCTTCAGGCGTTCGGCGCGGTCCTGGGCCGTGGGGCTCTTGGCGGTGGACCTCGCCTTGATGAAGCGGCCGCAGTTGCGCAGGATGCCGGTCGGCTCGCCCGTGGCGGGGTCGCGCTCGACCTGGCCCGGCTTGCCGTCGGTGATCTGGAAGGCGCGGTCAATCCCGCACAGTTGGAGGGCGAGCGAGTTGAGCGAGGCGTCGGGCCCCGTGCGGAAGGCCACGGGGTGGTCGGGGGCGGCGGCGTCGAGCTCGGCCCGCGTGGGGAAGCGTCGCTCGCGCAACCGGGTGACGAAGACCTGCGAGATGCCGATCCACTCGCCCCTGGGCACCACGGCGGCGCGGGCCTTCACGTAGGCCAGCACGTCGGCGATGCTCTCCATCGCCGGCACCTCGTGGTCGAACTCGAACACCGCGGCGCTGGTCGGGTGCGAATGGGAGTCAATGAGGCCGGGCAGCACGGTCTTGCCCTGGAGGTCGAGCCGCTGGGTCTTCGGGCCGGCGAGGGCGAGCACCTCGGCGTTCGTGCCCACGGCCAGCAGGCGGTCGCCGGCCACAGCCAGGGCCTCGGCGAGGCGGAACTGCGCGTCCACGGTGACGATCTTGCCGCCGTGGAGGATCAGGTCGGCCTGCTGCGCCTGTGCCCGGTTCCGCGAGAGCACCGCGCACGCGAACGCCACCAGGGCCAGCGCCCGAAGCGACATGGCTCACTCCTTGTACTGCGGCTCGCGGTAGCCCGCGCGGAACAGTTGCCGCTTGGTCTTGATGTAGAACCTGTAGTTCTCGTAGGGCACGCTGGAGGGCACGCGGTGGTCAATCGTGGGGATGAAGCCGCCTGTCTCGACCAGGGGCGCGATGCGGAGCAGCTCCCGCTCGATGGCCTGCGGGTTCTCGTTCAGCGGCAGCTTATCCACGCCGCCCACGATGCGCATCGCCTCGCCCGCCAGCTCGCGGATGCGCAGCGGGTCGCTGCCGCCCTTCACCTCGGCCGGGAACATGCAGTTGATGCCGCCCGCCAGGAACTGGTTGAGGATCGGGCACACGTTCCCGTCGCAATCGGTCCACGAAATGTCGCAGCCGTGCTTCTTGAGCACGTTGGTGATCCGCGCGTAGCGGGGCACGATGTACTTGTCGAAGATCCACGGGCTCACGATCGGGCCGGAGTTGAAGCAGATGTCCTCCCAGCCCGCCCCGAAGTCGAACTGCACGTACGGGCAGACCTCTTCGAGGACGACCACGACGCACTGGCAGAGCGTCTCGACGATGTCGTCGAGCATCTCGGGATCGTCGTAGGCCAGGGTGGCGATGCGCTCGAAGCCCATCCAGTTGCGCGGCACGCCGATCATCGAGCCGATGGGCGCGGCGATGGGGTGTTGCGCCGTGCGGTAGCTCGCCAGGTTCTCGTAGAAGGAGGGGTGGATGCGCCCGTCGAGGGTCGGCTGGAGCTTGGCCTTGAACTTCGCCCAGTCGTCGCGGGTCTTCAGGCCGTAGTCGAGGTAGTGCGGGATGGTGCGGATTTCCTTCTTCTTCTGGTGGGCCACCGCGCCCACGCCGTCGCGGGTGATGACGTAGTCGTCGGTCTCCTCGAGGGTTTCGGGCTTGAACACGTCGCCCGTGAGGCCCACGTTGGCCCACACGCCGCCCCAGTTTTCGATGCCGAACCAGGCGTAGGCCTTCGCCTCATTGTCCACCTCGCGGGGCAGGCCCTCCTCGTGCCAGCGGGTGAGCGTGGTGTCCCAGTAGCCGAACTCGAAGAACGGGATGCGGTCCACCTTCTGATAGTGCATCACGCGCTGGAAGCGTTCGCGGACGGACAGCGGCCCGCCGAGCCTCTTCGCGTCGTCGAAGATTGTCGCCAAGGCAAGCTCTCCTGAATCGGGTGGGAAGGGCGGACGGCCACAACCTATCAAGTCGCCTGTCGCCCGTCAAGGGGCAGGGCGGGAGGACGGGGAGACTCTTTCTCGGGAAGGGCTCCAAGGAACGCGTTGGCAAGGGCGTTGGGCCGCACGCGGAAATGGCGAAGATGCGGAGATGGGGGAAATGGGGAAACGGATTGTCGCGCTTTCGCGCGAGAGCGCGACAATTGCGGGCGGCTCACTGCCACGTTGACGCCAGCTGGAAGGGCGGGCGCTGGGGGGCTTACCAACCTCCCGCGGGTTCGCAACCCGCGGGAGGTTCGTGAATCCCGCGTCCAATCTCCCCCGAAGATGAAGAGGCCGCGGAGCGGCCAAGAGGCCCGTCCCCACGCTGAGCGTAGGGACGAGGAAAGGGACCAGAGCGCAGGGACGAGAAGAAGGAGCAGACGTGGGGACGAGGGAAGGGCAAATCATGCTCGCCCCTACGCTCCGCGTGGGGGCGATGATCCGGACGCTCCCGCGTCCAAGCCCAACCTCCCGCGGGTTCGCAACCCGCGGGAGGTTCCTGACGTCCGCGTCCGTTCTTCCCCGAAGAGGAAGAGGCCGCGGAGCGGCCAAGAGGCCCGTCCCCACGCTGAGCGTAGGGACGAGGAAAGGGACCAGAGCGTAGGGGCGAGAGAGGGGAGCAGAGCGTGGGGACGAGGGAAACCACCTACGATTCCAGCCCGCGCCCGCGGCCGGCGGGCGCCGCCTGTCCATGCTGTATCAACCCTGTGAGGGGGAGAGTGATACAGCATGGGTAGATGGGCGAGAATGGGCGATTCTCGTGGCTCCGGCCATATCCGCTCATCTGCGGGATGAGCCAGTATGGCGGCGGGAATGGCCGGAGCGCGTAAGGCATTGGGGCATAGAGGGTTATGGGAAGGTCTCGCGGGCGCCGCAGCCCCTGTCCCACGCTCCCGGCGGCGGCCACGTCAGGATCGCCACACTCTGATGGCCAGGGTTCACTTGCTTGACAGGCGCCCCACTGGCGGCTACGATGCGCGACACACGGGGCGTCCCTTGGAGGAGACGAAGCCATGTCGCACTGGATGGGGGTTGGCGTGGTGTTGTTGCTGATGGCCGCCGCGGCCGGAGCGGCAGGAACGCGGCCCTTGCGGCTGTATGTTTCGCCCGACGGCGATGATGGGTGGACGGGCCGCCGCCCGAGCCGCTCGGTGTTCGGCGGCACGAGCGGGCCGTTCGCGACGATCGCCCGCGCCCGCGACGCGATTCGCGAGCTGCGCAAGGCCGAGGGCGGCCTGACGAGGCCCGTCATCGTCTCGATTCGCGGCGGGAACTACTGCCTCGCGGAGCCGCTGGTGTTCACGCCCGAGGACTCGGGCACGCCCGAGTGCCCGATCACTTACCAGGGCTATCGCGGCGAGCGGCCGCTCCTCAGCGGCGGCGTGGCGGTCGGCGGGTGGAAGGAGACCCAGGTCAGTGGCCAGCGGGCCTGGCAGGCCGAGTTGCCGCAGGCGAGAGAGGGCAAGTGGTACTTCCGCCAGCTCTTCTGCGACTCCGAGCGCCGGCCCCGCACCCGCCTGCCGAAAG includes these proteins:
- a CDS encoding amidohydrolase, whose protein sequence is MSLRALALVAFACAVLSRNRAQAQQADLILHGGKIVTVDAQFRLAEALAVAGDRLLAVGTNAEVLALAGPKTQRLDLQGKTVLPGLIDSHSHPTSAAVFEFDHEVPAMESIADVLAYVKARAAVVPRGEWIGISQVFVTRLRERRFPTRAELDAAAPDHPVAFRTGPDASLNSLALQLCGIDRAFQITDGKPGQVERDPATGEPTGILRNCGRFIKARSTAKSPTAQDRAERLKALFAAYNQVGITGVTDRGVGDESLRLYEQLLKDGALTCRVFLTYYVDAQGPLEKIEAGIQRAASHPLHAYNNLLWLRGLKIYLDGGMLTGSAYLLKPWGPSAIYSITDPEYRGILFVEPDKLARIAAAALRADLQLTAHCVGDGAVETLVGAYERVNAELPVRERRPCLSHANFMTPAAIEKMARLGIVADLQPAWLYLDGATLRAHFGDERLAFFQPYKTLAERGVTVGGGSDHMQKIGRRRSINTYDPFLGMWTALTRQPRWTEQPLRPEQAITREQAIRLYTINNAFLTFEEKEKGSLEKGKLADFIVLDRDILTCPLDAVKDIEVEQTWLGGRRVHPAN
- a CDS encoding uroporphyrinogen decarboxylase family protein → MATIFDDAKRLGGPLSVRERFQRVMHYQKVDRIPFFEFGYWDTTLTRWHEEGLPREVDNEAKAYAWFGIENWGGVWANVGLTGDVFKPETLEETDDYVITRDGVGAVAHQKKKEIRTIPHYLDYGLKTRDDWAKFKAKLQPTLDGRIHPSFYENLASYRTAQHPIAAPIGSMIGVPRNWMGFERIATLAYDDPEMLDDIVETLCQCVVVVLEEVCPYVQFDFGAGWEDICFNSGPIVSPWIFDKYIVPRYARITNVLKKHGCDISWTDCDGNVCPILNQFLAGGINCMFPAEVKGGSDPLRIRELAGEAMRIVGGVDKLPLNENPQAIERELLRIAPLVETGGFIPTIDHRVPSSVPYENYRFYIKTKRQLFRAGYREPQYKE